In Pedosphaera parvula Ellin514, the DNA window TGGATTTGGGAGCGCATACAGCTTCGCATTCGGAACATTGCAGGTGTGCCTCCGCATGACGTCGCTGGATGATCAAATTCCGAATATACGGAATCCAGGTGAAGGCATAGGCAAAAATAAACACTGAGTCGTGCTGATAAAAAAGCGCGTAGGAGAGCAACAGCAGGGAACCAGTCAAACTCAACCACCAGAAAGCAGCTGGCACGACCACTTGTTTGCGTTTTTCAGTGGCATACCACTGCACCACGAACCGGGTGGAGAAAATAGCATTTCCCATCCAGCCAATACATTTCCAAACACTCCAGTCGATTCCCAGAAAATGTCCGTTATGCCATAGCAGGTGCTCAAGCGAATCCATAGTACAATCCCTTGGATTAAGCCCGAGCAAACTCGATCATACAAACCATTTCGTCACCCTACTCCGCCAGCAATTTCTCAACCGTGCCCTCCAGATCCCCTCTGGCATTTACACTCTGCAAATTACCGCGCTTATCCACCAGCCACATCGCCGGAATTCCACGGATTCCATATTGCTGGGCAAATTTATTTTCCCATCCCTTGCCATCAAAATACTGAGGCCATGGCAATTCCTTTTCCTTTACAAATTTTTCCAGACTTTCCTGTTCTTGATCCAGGCTGATGCCT includes these proteins:
- a CDS encoding lipid-A-disaccharide synthase N-terminal domain-containing protein, with the protein product MDSLEHLLWHNGHFLGIDWSVWKCIGWMGNAIFSTRFVVQWYATEKRKQVVVPAAFWWLSLTGSLLLLSYALFYQHDSVFIFAYAFTWIPYIRNLIIQRRHAEAHLQCSECEAVCAPKSNFCSTCGADLKSAPSQMQH